One Mycolicibacterium fortuitum subsp. fortuitum genomic window carries:
- a CDS encoding AAA family ATPase, producing the protein MSQTAESAADGAAAEIHETHTGIVALVGDRAYKVKKPVTTDFLDFSSVDQREQVCVREVRLNQRLAPDSYLGVAHFSGPQDGPAEPVIVMRRYPDSRRLTSIVLSGEPVLEHLSAIADAMARFHAGAERSEAIDHAGTAPAVAGRWRDNVTELHRYVETVIPAESLAEVDRLYEQFIVGRTALFDDRIANRRIVDGHADLLTGDIFCMPEGPAILDCLEFDDSLRHVDCCDDAAFLAMDLEFLGRRDLADHFIAEYQRLSADSPPPALVDFYVAYRAVVRAKVDCIRVQQGNPSAADDAKRHLDIAVDHLRRGAVRLIIVGGGPGTGKTTLAHALAEQVAARVISTDDVRRELQERGVLDGATGILNEGLYSKENVSAVYEAVLEQARQTLAMGQSVILDGTWRDPDRRRQARDIAAEQHCPTVELACTVPLDEAKQRIVERQVTNSDATPQIAEGLATGADWSDAHLINTRRPLADSVAEAQRICCSAI; encoded by the coding sequence ATGTCGCAGACCGCTGAGTCCGCGGCAGACGGTGCCGCAGCGGAAATACACGAAACTCACACCGGCATCGTCGCCTTGGTGGGCGACCGGGCTTACAAGGTGAAAAAGCCGGTCACCACGGACTTTCTCGATTTCAGCTCGGTCGACCAACGCGAACAGGTGTGCGTGCGCGAAGTGCGCCTGAACCAGCGACTGGCGCCCGACAGCTACCTCGGGGTCGCCCACTTCTCCGGGCCGCAAGATGGCCCGGCCGAACCGGTGATCGTGATGCGCAGATATCCCGATTCCCGCCGGTTGACGTCGATCGTGCTCAGTGGTGAACCCGTGCTCGAGCATCTGTCGGCGATCGCCGACGCGATGGCCCGCTTTCACGCCGGCGCCGAACGATCCGAGGCCATCGACCACGCAGGCACGGCCCCCGCGGTTGCCGGCCGCTGGCGGGACAACGTGACGGAACTGCACCGGTACGTGGAAACAGTGATCCCGGCGGAATCGCTGGCCGAGGTCGACCGACTGTATGAACAGTTCATCGTCGGCCGCACCGCGCTGTTCGACGACCGCATCGCCAACCGGCGCATTGTCGACGGCCACGCCGACTTGCTGACGGGCGACATCTTCTGCATGCCGGAGGGTCCGGCCATCCTCGACTGTCTGGAGTTCGACGACAGCCTGCGTCATGTCGACTGCTGCGACGACGCCGCGTTCCTGGCGATGGACCTGGAATTCCTCGGCCGCAGAGACCTGGCGGACCACTTCATCGCCGAGTATCAGCGGCTGTCCGCAGATTCTCCGCCGCCGGCTTTGGTCGACTTCTACGTGGCCTACCGTGCCGTGGTCCGCGCCAAGGTCGACTGCATCAGAGTTCAGCAGGGCAACCCGAGCGCCGCAGACGATGCGAAGCGTCACCTCGACATCGCCGTCGACCACCTCCGCCGAGGCGCCGTACGGCTGATCATCGTCGGCGGTGGTCCCGGCACCGGCAAGACCACGCTCGCACACGCGCTCGCTGAACAGGTGGCTGCACGGGTCATCTCCACCGATGATGTGCGCCGGGAGTTGCAGGAGCGTGGAGTCCTCGACGGCGCGACGGGGATATTGAACGAGGGGCTCTACAGCAAAGAGAACGTGTCGGCCGTTTATGAGGCCGTGCTCGAACAAGCCCGCCAGACGTTGGCCATGGGGCAGTCGGTGATCCTCGACGGCACCTGGAGGGATCCGGACCGTCGACGGCAGGCGCGCGATATTGCGGCTGAGCAGCATTGCCCAACGGTGGAGTTGGCCTGCACGGTGCCTCTCGACGAAGCCAAACAGCGGATCGTCGAGCGACAGGTCACCAACTCGGATGCCACCCCGCAGATCGCAGAAGGTTTGGCGACCGGCGCGGACTGGTCTGACGCGCATCTCATCAACACGCGTCGCCCACTCGCGGACTCCGTCGCCGAAGCCCAGCGGATCTGCTGTTCGGCAATCTGA
- a CDS encoding Crp/Fnr family transcriptional regulator has product MNEVLARAGIFQGVSPDAVAALVRQLEPVTFRRTEVVFSEGEPGDTLYIITAGKVKIGRKSVDGRDSLITLMGPSDMFGELAIFDPGPRTSTVTALTEVKAVMMSRSVLRSWIADRPEIAEQLLRVLARRLRRTNDNLSDLIFTDVPGRVAKQLLYLAQRFGSRDGTALRVDHELTQEEIAQLVGSSRETVNKALSDFAQRGWIRVQGRSILIDNAERLAKRAH; this is encoded by the coding sequence ATGAATGAAGTGCTGGCCCGTGCCGGCATCTTCCAGGGTGTGTCGCCAGACGCCGTGGCAGCGCTGGTGCGGCAGTTGGAGCCGGTGACATTCCGCCGCACCGAGGTGGTGTTCAGCGAGGGCGAGCCCGGCGACACCCTGTACATCATCACCGCGGGCAAGGTGAAGATCGGCCGCAAGTCAGTGGATGGCCGGGACAGTCTGATCACCCTGATGGGCCCGTCAGACATGTTCGGCGAGCTCGCCATCTTCGATCCCGGCCCGCGAACTTCGACGGTGACCGCACTGACCGAGGTGAAGGCGGTCATGATGAGCCGCAGCGTGCTGCGCAGCTGGATCGCCGATCGGCCCGAGATCGCCGAACAACTTCTGCGGGTACTGGCCCGCCGGTTGCGTCGCACCAACGACAACCTGTCCGACCTGATCTTCACCGACGTGCCGGGTCGGGTCGCCAAGCAGCTGCTGTACCTGGCGCAGCGGTTCGGCAGCCGAGACGGCACCGCACTGCGCGTCGACCATGAGCTGACCCAGGAGGAGATCGCCCAGCTCGTGGGTTCCTCGCGGGAGACGGTCAACAAAGCGCTGTCGGACTTCGCGCAACGTGGATGGATTCGCGTCCAGGGGCGCAGCATCCTCATCGACAACGCAGAACGGTTGGCCAAGCGCGCGCACTGA